The Streptococcus sanguinis genome contains the following window.
TTTATAGCGATACTGCTCTGATTCATCAACAAAGTCTGTCCCTCGAATCCCAACCGCCAGTTTTGGACTAGCCACCTCCATTCGGTAGGTATCCGTTGATACCACTGGGTGAAGGCTAACAGGAATTTTTTCAATAGATTCCGAACTCCCAGCAAAAACTAGTTTTTCCTGCTGTTCAGCAATCTCAGCAGCTATCTGTTCCAAATCGAAATTACCAATCACAAACAAAGTCATATTAGAAGGATGATAAAAGTTATTGAAATTTTCCTTCAAATTTTCGACGGTAATCTCAGAGATAGACTCTTTCGTTCCTGCAATGTCTTCTGCCAGAGGTGTTTGAGGATAGAGATTGGCCAAGGCTCCAAAAAATAGACGATAATCTGGATTATCCTGATACATTTCAATTTCTTGGCCGATAATATCCTGTTCCCGCAAAATGGATTCTTTTGTAAAATCAGCCCGATGCACCAGTTCTTGCAAAAGCTGTAGGTTTTCTGAAATATTATCCGTTGCAGAAAATAAAAAGCTAGTCCGAGTAAAGCTTGTAAAGGCATTACTCTCAGCCCCTAGCTTAGTAAATTCCAGCAGCAGATCCTTTCCCTGCGGACCTTCAAAAAGCTTATGTTCCAAAAAATGAGCTATTCCAGCCGGATATTGAGTGACCTGCTTGGTTTCACGTGAAACAATCCCAGTATCCACTGAACCAAAATTAGTTGAGATAATCCCATAAGTTTCATTAAAATCATTTTTAGGCAGAAGAAAAACACGCAAACCATTTGCCAAGACTGTCTGATAAACAGTTTCTCCCACTGCTGAATAATTGATTTTTTCTAGCACTTCTCCCTGCATTATTTTCCTTCCATAAAGTAAATAGCTTGTAATTTTAAGAGACCAGCTGCTTTGACAATATCATCTTTATGAACCTGTTCCAAAGCTTCCAGCCAAGCTTCAAGAGATAAGAATTTTTTCCCTAAAACAGAAGACATATAAGCTCTCTCTAAGATTGTATTCTGTCGATCCTGAGCTAACAATACCGAATTTCTCAGCATTTTCTTGGTTTGATTCAGTTCTTCCAGACTAAAATTCCCACGCTTCAAATCAACAATTTGCCGGTTGATTAAAGCAACTGTTCTGGTCCGATTGCTGCGGTCAATACCAGCGTAAATTCGCATCATTCCTGAAAAAATATCAAAATTGCTAGAAATTGTATAAGCCAGCCCTTCCTTTTCACGAAGATTGACAAATAATTTCGAATGGGCAAAGCCACCTAGCAAAGCATTTAAAACGACCAAAGGCAGGTGTTCACTCTCTCCGTACTGAATAGGGAAGTGATAGCCCAACTCAATAATTGACTGATGCACATCCTTCTGCTCCAGTCCTTCTCGCAAAACATTGGAATATTCTTGCTGATAAACTAACTGAAGTTCTTGCTGGCGAGGTGCAAAATTGAAAGATTGAATTTTCTCCCGAACAGCCACTTCATTAAAGTCCCCAATAAAGAAAAAGTCAATCTGATTTTCCTGAAGCATCTGCTGAAAAGCAGCAAAACTGCTTGCAGCAGTCTCTTTCTGGATTAATTCAATCGTCCCAACACGAGGCATCTGCATTTCCTCTTCTTCATAAAAGAGTTTATCTAATTCTCGATGAGCATGATAAAAATGATTCTCAATTTCAGCTTCCAAATCATTCAAGATATTTTTCTTCTCAATTTCAAAAGCAGATTCATCAAAAGCGTCCTGACTTACCAATGGAGAAAACAAGCTGGCTTTCAAAAAATCAAGCATGGCATCTGTCAGGACATTTTTACGACTCAAAAATTTATCCCGCACAAAAGAAAGATTGATATCTAAATAATGCACCAATCCTCTCCTTGAAAGACTCGTTGAATAATCAGCGCCATACAAATTGGCCAAACGTTCTCTGAAAGCTTGCGAAGTAGGATAAACCGCATTGACAGTCTCTAGCATGCTGGCTGTTAAAACCCGACCAGCTACTGTTTCTTTGGACATAGGCGCTGAAAAACGAACCCTAATTTTGTTTGTTTTAAATTTTTCTGATTGAATAAAATGGAGACGAACTCCTTTAGTGATTTCCATGACGCCCCTCATACTGAATAATATAGACTACTATTATATCATGAAATGCCTCTGATTTGTTTGTTCCACCAAGCTTTTTGCTGATTAAAACGTTTTCTGATTTTAGGAGAAAATTTCCACTTTTATCCAAAGCACCTCAGCACTTTTTACTAACAAATGTGGTATAATGACAGGGTTGAGGTGAAATATGGAATATAAATTATTTGATGACTACATCACGCTACAAGCCCTTTTGAAAGAAACAGGAATTATCCAAAGTGGCGGAGCAATTAAAACATTTCTAAGTGAATATCCAGTTCTTTTTAACGGTGAGCCAGAAAACCGTCGGGGAAAAAAACTCCGTATCAATGACAGGATTTCCCTTCCCGAGCAAGGAATTGAAATTGATTTGATAGCTCCTAGTCAAGAAGAAATTCTGCAACACCAGAAAGAAATCGCAGAAAAAAAACGAGTTGCTGAACTTGTCAAAGCCATGAATAAGGATTTAAAAAAATCTCAGACTTCTAGAAAAGAAAAGCGTAAGAATGCAGGGATACCTAAAAAGCAGAAAACTACCAAAAGCCCTGTTCGCTTCCCTGGTATCTAATCATGTGGCTGCAATCATTAAAAATCAAGCATTTCCGAAATTATCAGGAAGCTGATATTGACTTCCATCCTGGCTTAAATGTCTTTCTAGGCCAGAACGCACAAGGTAAAACTAATATCTTAGAAGCTGTTTATTTCCTAGCCTTGACAAGAAGCCACCGCACACGCTCAGATAAGGATTTGATTCATTTTACAGAAAATGATCTCTTTGTCTCTGGTATCTTAGAAAAAAAGACTGGTAAAGTTCCCCTTGACATTAACTTGACACCAAAAGGTCGCATCACAAAAGTCAACCACTTGAAACAAAGTAAATTATCAGACTACATTGGAACCATGAATGTTGTTCTTTTTGCTCCTGAAGATTTACAGTTGATTAAAGGTTCTCCCAGTCTACGCCGTAAATTTATAGACATTGAGCTTGGACAAATCAAGCCTGTCTATCTATCAGATTTATCCAATTACAACCATGTCCTCAAACAACGCAATGCCTATCTGAAAGCTAATGACAAAGTTGATGAAACCTTCTTGACTGTCCTTGATGAGCAGCTGGTTGACTATGGCTGTCGTGTCATAAGGCATCGGTTGGATTTTTTGCAAAAATTAGAAAGCTTTGCTCAAGATAAGCACTGGGACATCTCTCAAAATTTGGAAGAATTGACTATCAAGTATCTGTCATCTATTCCTTTACACCAAATTGACAGTTTAGAAGAAATTTACTGCTCTTCCTTATTAAGCAGCCGTAAACGTGACCTATTCAAAAAAAATACAGGTGTTGGTCCCCATCGTGATGATATTGCTTTTTTTATCAACCAGATGGATGCCAACTTTGGCAGTCAAGGTCAGCATCGCAGTCTTGTTTTATCACTGAAACTAGCCGAAATCAAGTTAATAGAAAGCATAACGAAGGAAACGCCTATTTTGTTGCTTGACGATGTAATGAGCGAACTTGACAACAACCGTCAACTAAAATTATTAGAAACTATCTCTCAGGATATTCAAACTTTCATCACAACAACAACTTTAGAACATTTAAAAAATCTTCCACAAGATATAAAAATTTTCACCATCCAACAAGGACAAATTATATCTCAATCCTAGCATTACATGAGATTTACGTTTTTGTAAATTTCATTTACAAAACCTTGCTTATAGTGTAAATGAATTATATCGAATTGTTTTTAGAACAGCTTTTATAGCCTTTTGAATTATAAAAGCATGTCAATTTAAATCGTAAATTTAAAAAGAGGTTAGGAAAAATTCCCGACCTCGTTTTATTTTTTATTGAACTGAATAGTTAGGGGCTTCATTTGTAATTTGCACATCATGAGGGTGGCTTTCCTTCAATCCAGCACCACTCATCTCAATAAACTGAGCATTATCGTGAAGTTCTTGCAGATTTGCAGCACCAACATAACCCATACCAGATCGGATACCACCCAGCATCTGGAAGACAATATCTGCAGCAGCTCCCTTGTATGCCACACGACCTTCAATTCCTTCTGGAACTAGCTTATTCGCTTCATTGACAGAACCTTGGAAGTAACGGTCACTAGATCCCTTCTTCATAGCGGCGATAGATCCCATTCCACGGTAAGTCTTAAATTTCCGACCTTGGAAGATTTCTGTCTCACCTGGCGCTTCGTCTGTTCCTGCAAACATTGAACCTAGCATAACAGCATTTCCACCTGCAGCCAAGGCCTTAACAATATCTCCAGAATACTTAATCCCACCATCAGCAATGATGGTTTTTCCATATTCACGCGCTACAGCAGCTGCATCATAAATAGCCGTTACTTGAGGAACACCAACACCAGCAATGACACGGGTTGTGCAGATAGAACCTGGGCCAATTCCGACCTTAACAACATCCACACCTGCTTCATAAAGAGCGCATGCACCTTCAGCAGTTGCTATGTTTCCAGCAATCAAGGTGCGATTAGGGAAATGAGCGCGAATCTCTGCAATCTTACGCAAAACTCCTGCAGAATGGCCATGAGCAGTATCAATAACAATCGCATCAGCACCTGCTTCAAAGAGAGCTTCTGCACGTTCGAAAGTATCTGAAGTAACTCCAACAGCACCAGCTACCAAGAGACGACCAAACTCATCTTTAGCAGCATTTGGAAACTCAATAACTTTTTCAATATCTTTAATGGTAATCAAACCTGAAAGACAGCCCTTATCATCAACCAAAGGCAACTTTTCGATCCGGTGCTCTTGCAAAATGCGCTCTGCAGTTCCTAAATCTGTACCAACAGGAGCTGTGACAAGATTCTCACTGGTCATATGACGGGAAATAGGTTGATTAAAGTCAGAAATAAAACGTAAATCACGATTGGTCAGAATACCAACTAACTTACGATTTTCAAGAGTTTCGACAACAGGAACACCACTAATACGGTAACGTCCCATCAACTCATCTGCTTCAGCAATCGTATGCTCTGGCGTTAGGAAAAAAGGATCAATAATAACGCCATTCTCAGAACGCTTAACCTTTCGAACTTCATCAGCCTGTTGCTCAATAGACATATTTTTGTGGATAACTCCAAGACCGCCGGCACGGGCAATAGCGATAGCCATCTGACTCTCTGTAACAGTGTCCATGGCAGCAGTAATGATTGGGATATTTAAAGTCAGATTCTCAGCAAGCTTGGTGCTCAAATCAGCATCATTGGGCAGTACATGGCTTTCAGCTGGAATCAGCAGTACATCATCAAAGGTAAAACCTTTTTTCAAAAATTTAGTGTCCCAGTTAGACATCCACAGTTTCCTCTTTTCCTTTTTATTAAACTAATACCCAAAGAGAATTGAAGTTCAGTTTTCTTTGAATAAGAGCTGGTTTTTTTGTTGTTAATATCATACCATTCTATAGGAAATTGTCAATCATTATTACACAAAAAATAAAAACCATCATTTTTGAAACTAAAAACGATAGTTTTTGTGATTTATAATCAATAATGTTCGTTATTTAAAATAATTAATCCCCATCGCAGACTTCACTTCTGAAAGAGTCTGAGCGGCAGTTTGACGAGCCTTTTCACATCCTTCTTGCAGCATACGGTAAACCTCACCCATATCTTTAGCAA
Protein-coding sequences here:
- a CDS encoding insulinase family protein, which encodes MQGEVLEKINYSAVGETVYQTVLANGLRVFLLPKNDFNETYGIISTNFGSVDTGIVSRETKQVTQYPAGIAHFLEHKLFEGPQGKDLLLEFTKLGAESNAFTSFTRTSFLFSATDNISENLQLLQELVHRADFTKESILREQDIIGQEIEMYQDNPDYRLFFGALANLYPQTPLAEDIAGTKESISEITVENLKENFNNFYHPSNMTLFVIGNFDLEQIAAEIAEQQEKLVFAGSSESIEKIPVSLHPVVSTDTYRMEVASPKLAVGIRGTDFVDESEQYRYKITLKLLFAMMFGWTSKRFQSLYESGKMDNSLTLEVEVEKDFHFVMLTMDTQEPVGLSHQFRSAIKNFDKDPDVTEEHLDTIKSEMFGDFLHGLNSLEYIATQYEPHLTGENLFDLPKILQDISLNDVIKLGHRFIDQCDMTDFTIFPK
- a CDS encoding insulinase family protein, which codes for MRGVMEITKGVRLHFIQSEKFKTNKIRVRFSAPMSKETVAGRVLTASMLETVNAVYPTSQAFRERLANLYGADYSTSLSRRGLVHYLDINLSFVRDKFLSRKNVLTDAMLDFLKASLFSPLVSQDAFDESAFEIEKKNILNDLEAEIENHFYHAHRELDKLFYEEEEMQMPRVGTIELIQKETAASSFAAFQQMLQENQIDFFFIGDFNEVAVREKIQSFNFAPRQQELQLVYQQEYSNVLREGLEQKDVHQSIIELGYHFPIQYGESEHLPLVVLNALLGGFAHSKLFVNLREKEGLAYTISSNFDIFSGMMRIYAGIDRSNRTRTVALINRQIVDLKRGNFSLEELNQTKKMLRNSVLLAQDRQNTILERAYMSSVLGKKFLSLEAWLEALEQVHKDDIVKAAGLLKLQAIYFMEGK
- the yaaA gene encoding S4 domain-containing protein YaaA, coding for MEYKLFDDYITLQALLKETGIIQSGGAIKTFLSEYPVLFNGEPENRRGKKLRINDRISLPEQGIEIDLIAPSQEEILQHQKEIAEKKRVAELVKAMNKDLKKSQTSRKEKRKNAGIPKKQKTTKSPVRFPGI
- the recF gene encoding DNA replication/repair protein RecF; its protein translation is MWLQSLKIKHFRNYQEADIDFHPGLNVFLGQNAQGKTNILEAVYFLALTRSHRTRSDKDLIHFTENDLFVSGILEKKTGKVPLDINLTPKGRITKVNHLKQSKLSDYIGTMNVVLFAPEDLQLIKGSPSLRRKFIDIELGQIKPVYLSDLSNYNHVLKQRNAYLKANDKVDETFLTVLDEQLVDYGCRVIRHRLDFLQKLESFAQDKHWDISQNLEELTIKYLSSIPLHQIDSLEEIYCSSLLSSRKRDLFKKNTGVGPHRDDIAFFINQMDANFGSQGQHRSLVLSLKLAEIKLIESITKETPILLLDDVMSELDNNRQLKLLETISQDIQTFITTTTLEHLKNLPQDIKIFTIQQGQIISQS
- the guaB gene encoding IMP dehydrogenase, with the protein product MSNWDTKFLKKGFTFDDVLLIPAESHVLPNDADLSTKLAENLTLNIPIITAAMDTVTESQMAIAIARAGGLGVIHKNMSIEQQADEVRKVKRSENGVIIDPFFLTPEHTIAEADELMGRYRISGVPVVETLENRKLVGILTNRDLRFISDFNQPISRHMTSENLVTAPVGTDLGTAERILQEHRIEKLPLVDDKGCLSGLITIKDIEKVIEFPNAAKDEFGRLLVAGAVGVTSDTFERAEALFEAGADAIVIDTAHGHSAGVLRKIAEIRAHFPNRTLIAGNIATAEGACALYEAGVDVVKVGIGPGSICTTRVIAGVGVPQVTAIYDAAAVAREYGKTIIADGGIKYSGDIVKALAAGGNAVMLGSMFAGTDEAPGETEIFQGRKFKTYRGMGSIAAMKKGSSDRYFQGSVNEANKLVPEGIEGRVAYKGAAADIVFQMLGGIRSGMGYVGAANLQELHDNAQFIEMSGAGLKESHPHDVQITNEAPNYSVQ